The proteins below are encoded in one region of Syngnathus acus chromosome 2, fSynAcu1.2, whole genome shotgun sequence:
- the LOC119119681 gene encoding nuclear receptor coactivator 3-like isoform X2 codes for MMSSLGENSMETLISENRKRKLSTCDTPGLGSDRKRREQESKYIEELAELISANLSDIDSFNVKPDKCAILKETVRQIRQIKEQGKASISDDVQKSDVSSTGQGVIDKDHLGPLLLQALDGFLFVVNREGSIVFVSDNVTQYLQYKQDELINTSVYNILHEEDREEFHKNLPKTNINGVSWGNEAARQKSHTFNCRMLVKFGHPHGAMEEGPGGPRYETMQCFALTQPKAMIEEGEDLQSCMICVARRVTAMERTESFNTRHELSGKLIQIDQNSLRASVRPGWEDLLRRCIQMFLQHSDGQPWSHKRHYHEAFLQGHAETPLYRFSLSDGTPVTAQTKSKLYRHPMSNEPQGFISTHLLQREPNGYRSSQAGNMMPNSMRQQPMGAPNPNAQMNMNPSGGMVMGGMGGMNRGFGMNEHGHMGHMGQMGGCSAYGGSSGAGGGAMGNRMMQMGQMGHMSQMSPMNNPNQGMQQHHQHQPPFQSSGGFGLSGLNSPSGSPRMGAPQSGLLMSPRNRGSPKMGSNQFSPGGMHSPMGGICSGGGGGGGNTTTYSSSSLNALQAISEGVGNSIPSTLMSPSPVHKPDSSPSVHSSSSSQPNQMAKPSQDGPKSPAGGLGPGTAEHPHPLHHHQHPQAEGSGDRPDSQAATTPKELADGGGETPAVTSEPNRRVPESKGHRKLLQLLTSPTEELAMGGSGPPVPPAPQPSNNSSTPAASESKDPTGGMTSPSATGVSSSSSVNANSNQTSGLGAVSASASYTGSLQEKHKILHKLLQNGNTPDEVAKITAEATGKVVLGGQEGSEVGSGVPGSGTGSGLIIEPKQEQLSPKKEKTHALLHYLLNKDDSKEPVDIKPKLEELEGKGPLATACGPSRGGPGHVPEHHESKIKSEPPDDLHNLESILGDLRGTGSDFYPDQAGGAGPTDSSKPQGCLDDSLQESPGLGPGPRVPFQRTLSVDGKLSGSLGGGARRPMIVKQENMMGSPDSYPGNMGPINRAMATQRSPMGASGDWSISRSSPSPVGSSVHPSMMRPNMEYNSSKGMMTGPMVSRSTSNPGSRSMLQQQLMDMGGSTDMMMSVGSFNQQGHHNPSWPDTLMGMEGNRRQFANTLDELLAPPTTSEGQSDERALLDQLDSLLNNTDGTALEEIDRALGIPDLVSQTQGAEQSLEPFPGQEPSMVLDQKPLYGQGYPGPPSIAMQTGYGGNPMQGQPQQGAFGPMLSQMGQSNNFPGMGGMGNMGHPRANMMRPRMMSANKPMRLQLQQRLQGQQFMNQTRQAMGMKMENPGGNPGMRPAMQAGMPGQGFLNAQMMAQRSREMVTMQMRRQRMMMLMQQQQQAAAGGFSPPPNVTAPGGMDSSVGGPNMGQPGPQQFAYGGNYGMSQQGEPSFGPSVASSPPNALMTGRMATQNAMMQQHQQGGPVYQSAEMKGWSQGGMGRNSSYPPQPFGQQVPPGQQQFGQQGNPAQYGGMMMNGGMASGGGAGHMGQMGGQMGMNPMVMGRMMGQDQKYC; via the exons ATGATGAGCAGTTTGGGGGAGAACTCCATGGAAACTCTGATCTCAGAAAACCGGAAACGCAAACTCTCCACTTGCGACACACCTGGTCTCGG GAGTGACAGGAAGCGGCGGGAGCAAGAAAGCAAGTACATCGAGGAGCTGGCTGAGCTGATCTCGGCTAACCTCAGCGACATCGACAGTTTCAATGTCAAACCGGACAAATGCGCCATCCTCAAAGAGACGGTGCGGCAGATCCGACAGATCAAAGAGCAGG GAAAGGCTTCCATCAGCGACGATGTTCAGAAATCTGACGTTTCCTCAACAGGTCAGGGTGTCATTGACAAAGACCACCTAGGGCCTCTTCTGCTGCAG GCTTTGGATGGCTTCCTGTTTGTGGTGAACCGAGAGGGCagtattgtgtttgtgtcggACAACGTGACACAGTACCTGCAGTACAAGCAGGACGAGCTCATCAATACCAGCGTCTACAACATTCTACACGAAGAAGACAGGGAGGAGTTCCACAAAAACCTGCCCAAGACCAACA TAAATGGAGTGTCGTGGGGAAACGAGGCAGCCCGACAGAAGAGTCACACCTTCAATTGCCGAATGCTTGTCAAATTTGGCCACCCACATGGCGCTATGGAGGAGGGACCAGGAGGGCCACGCTATGAGACCATGCAATGTTTTGCCCTTACGCAGCCAAAGGCCATGATTGAGGAGGGTGAAG ATCTGCAGTCATGTATGATTTGCGTGGCCCGTCGGGTTACAGCTATGGAGAGAACGGAGAGCTTCAATACAAGGCATGAGCTTTCAG GTAAACTAATCCAGATTGACCAGAATTCTCTGCGAGCATCAGTGCGTCCAGGCTGGGAGGATTTATTGAGGCGTTGCATTCAGATGTTCCTCCAGCATAGTGACGGGCAACCCTGGTCCCACAAACGCCACTATCACGAGG CTTTTCTGCAAGGCCACGCCGAGACACCGCTTTATCGCTTCTCCCTGTCAGACGGTACGCCGGTCACAGCGCAGACAAAGAGCAAATTGTACCGGCATCCAATGAGCAACGAGCCGCAAGGTTTCATCTCGACTCATCTCCTTCAGAG AGAACCCAATGGTTACCGCTCATCTCAGGCCGGCAACATGATGCCCAACAGCATGAGACAGCAGCCCATGGGAGCCCCCAACCCAAATGCCCAAATGAACATGAACCCAAGTGGCGGGATGGTGATGGGAGGCATGGGCGGCATGAACCGGGGCTTCGGAATGAACGAGCATGGCCACATGGGCCACATGGGTCAGATGGGTGGCTGCTCTGCATATGGAGGAAGTAGTGGGGCTGGGGGTGGAGCCATGGGTAACCGCATGATGCAGATGGGTCAGATGGGCCATATGAGTCAGATGAGTCCTATGAATAACCCAAACCAAGGCatgcagcagcaccaccagcaTCAGCCCCCCTTTCAGAGTAGCGGAGGCTTTGGGCTAAGTGGCTTGAACAGCCCTTCAGGAAGCCCTCGGATGGGCGCTCCCCAGTCAGGACTCCTAATGTCACCCCGGAATCGAGGAAGTCCAAAGATGGGCTCCAATCAGTTTTCTCCTGGAG GCATGCACTCTCCCATGGGTGGCATTTGCagcggtggaggaggaggcggtggGAACACCACAACCTACTCCAGCAGCTCCCTTAATGCCTTACAAGCCATCAGTGAAGGAGTAGGGAACTCCATTCCCTCCACGCTGATGTCTCCTTCGCCAGTCCATAAACCAGATAGCTCTCCAAGTGTCcactcctcttcttcctctcagCCAAACCAAATGGCCAAACCAAGTCAGGATGGGCCCAAAAGCCCAGCAGGAGGTTTAGGGCCTGGGACTGCCGAGCATCCCCACCCTTTGCACCATCATCAGCATCCACAGGCTGAAGGTTCTGGAGACAGACCCGACAGCCAGGCAGCTACAACACCTAAAGAGTTAGCAGATGGCGGAGGCGAGACTCCTGCGGTAACGTCGGAGCCAAACCGAAGGGTACCGGAAAGTAAGGGCCATCGGAAATTGCTGCAGCTGCTGACTTCGCCAACTGAGGAGCTCGCAATGGGTGGAAGTGGACCTCCAGTGCCTCCTGCTCCGCAACCGTCAAACAACAGTAGTACTCCAGCAGCCTCCGAAAGTAAAGACCCAACTGGGGGGATGACTAGCCCCTCAGCCACTGGggtgtcctcctcctcctctgttaATGCCAATTCAAACCAAACGAGTGGCTTGGGGGCAGTGTCGGCTTCAGCCAGCTACACAGGATCACTCCAAGAAAAGCACAAGATTCTCCACAAGCTACTCCAGAATGGCAATACACCCGATGAAGTAGCGAAGATCACAGCGGAGGCGACGGGCAAGGTGGTACTAGGCGGCCAAGAGGGCAGTGAAGTAGGTTCTGGAGTTCCGGGGTCTGGGACCGGCTCCGGCTTAATCATTGAACCGAAGCAGGAGCAGCTTAGCCCCAAGAAGGAGAAGACCCATGCCCTTCTCCACTATCTCCTCAACAAGGACGATTCCAAAGAGCCAGTGGACATCAAACCCAAACTGGAGGAGCTAGAAGGCAAGGGACCCTTGGCGACAGCTTGCGGTCCTTCACGTGGTGGCCCGGGCCATGTTCCTGAACATCATGAGAGCAAGATCAAGTCAGAACCACCTGATGAC ttGCACAACCTTGAGTCTATCCTGGGGGATCTTAGAGGGACCGGCTCTGATTTTTACCCGGATCAGGCAGGAGGCGCTGGGCCAACTGACAGCAGCAAACCCCAGGGTTGCCTTGATGACAGTCTTCAGG AGAGTCCAGGTTTGGGACCAGGGCCTCGAGTGCCATTCCAGAGGACCTTGTCCGTAGATGGGAAGCTTTCTGGAAGCCTTGGAGGAGGAGCAAGGCGCCCCATGATTGTCAAGCAGGAGAATATGATGGGAAGCCCAGACAGCTATCCAGGAAATATGG GACCAATCAATAGGGCTATGGCTACCCAGAGGTCTCCCATGGGGGCATCCGGAGACTGGTCTATATCCCGCTCCAGTCCCAGTCCAGTGGGTTCATCGGTTCACCCCTCCATGATGCGTCCCAACATGGAGTACAACAGTAGCAAAGGAATGATGACAGGTCCCATGGTGAGCCGCTCTACCAGTAACCCGGGTTCCAGGTCTATGCTACAGCAGCAGCTCATGGATATGG GAGGCTCCACTGACATGATGATGAGTGTGGGTTCCTTCAACCAGCAAGGCCACCACAATCCTTCGTGGCCTGACACTCTAATGGGGATGGAAGGCAACAG ACGCCAGTTTGCAAACACTTTAGATGAACTTCTGGCACCGCCCACAACCAGCGAGGGTCAGAGTGACGAGCGGGCGCTCCTAGACCAGCTGGATTCGCTTTTGAACAACACAGATGGCACCGCGCTTGAGGAGATAGACAGGGCCCTCGGCATCCCGGACCTTGTCAGTCAG ACGCAGGGAGCAGAACAATCATTGGAGCCTTTTCCGGGACAAGAACCTTCCATGGTTCTGGACCAGAAACCTCTTTATGGACAAGGCTATCCCGGACCCCCTAGCATCGCCATGCAGACCGGCTATGGAGGGAATCCTATGCAGGGGCAACCTCAGCAAGGCGCATTTGGACCCATGCTGTCACAAATGGGCCAAAGTAATAATTTCCCCGGCATGGGTGGAATGGGGAACATGGGGCACCCCCGGGCCAATATGATGAGGCCCAGGATGATGAGTGCTAACAAACCCATGAGGCTCCAGTTGCAACAAAGGCTGCAGGGACAGCAG TTCATGAATCAGACACGGCAGGCCATGGGCATGAAGATGGAGAACCCTGGAGGCAACCCCGGCATGAGGCCTGCTATGCAGGCGGGCATGCCTGGACAG GGCTTCCTGAATGCTCAGATGATGGCTCAGCGCAGCAGGGAGATGGTGACCATGCAGATGAGAAGGCAGCGCATGATGATGctgatgcagcagcagcaacaggcaGCTGCAGGTGGATTCAGCCCCCCGCCTAATGTCACAGCCCCTGGCGGCATGGACAGTAGTGTGGGAGGACCCAACATGGGTCAGCCTGGCCCGCAGCAATTTGCTTATGGAGGGAATTACG GTATGAGTCAGCAGGGAGAGCCCTCGTTTGGCCCATCTGTTGCCAGCAGTCCTCCGAACGCCCTGATGACGGGCCGCATGGCGACTCAAAACGCCATGATGCAACAACACCAACAGGGCGGTCCCGTGTATCAGAGTGCGGAAATGAAGGGCTGGTCACAGGGTGGCATGGGACGCAACAG TTCGTACCCTCCGCAGCCGTTTGGCCAACAAGTGCCTCCGGGACAGCAGCAGTTTGGGCAGCAAGGAAATCCGGCCCAGTACGGGGGCATGATGATGAACGGTGGCATGGCGTCTGGTGGAGGAGCAGGTCACATGGGTCAGATGGGAGGACAGATGGGAATGAATCCAATGGTGATGGGGCGCATGATGGGGCAAGATCAA AAATATTGCTGA
- the LOC119119681 gene encoding nuclear receptor coactivator 3-like isoform X1, giving the protein MMSSLGENSMETLISENRKRKLSTCDTPGLGSDRKRREQESKYIEELAELISANLSDIDSFNVKPDKCAILKETVRQIRQIKEQGKASISDDVQKSDVSSTGQGVIDKDHLGPLLLQALDGFLFVVNREGSIVFVSDNVTQYLQYKQDELINTSVYNILHEEDREEFHKNLPKTNINGVSWGNEAARQKSHTFNCRMLVKFGHPHGAMEEGPGGPRYETMQCFALTQPKAMIEEGEDLQSCMICVARRVTAMERTESFNTRHELSGKLIQIDQNSLRASVRPGWEDLLRRCIQMFLQHSDGQPWSHKRHYHEAFLQGHAETPLYRFSLSDGTPVTAQTKSKLYRHPMSNEPQGFISTHLLQREPNGYRSSQAGNMMPNSMRQQPMGAPNPNAQMNMNPSGGMVMGGMGGMNRGFGMNEHGHMGHMGQMGGCSAYGGSSGAGGGAMGNRMMQMGQMGHMSQMSPMNNPNQGMQQHHQHQPPFQSSGGFGLSGLNSPSGSPRMGAPQSGLLMSPRNRGSPKMGSNQFSPGGMHSPMGGICSGGGGGGGNTTTYSSSSLNALQAISEGVGNSIPSTLMSPSPVHKPDSSPSVHSSSSSQPNQMAKPSQDGPKSPAGGLGPGTAEHPHPLHHHQHPQAEGSGDRPDSQAATTPKELADGGGETPAVTSEPNRRVPESKGHRKLLQLLTSPTEELAMGGSGPPVPPAPQPSNNSSTPAASESKDPTGGMTSPSATGVSSSSSVNANSNQTSGLGAVSASASYTGSLQEKHKILHKLLQNGNTPDEVAKITAEATGKVVLGGQEGSEVGSGVPGSGTGSGLIIEPKQEQLSPKKEKTHALLHYLLNKDDSKEPVDIKPKLEELEGKGPLATACGPSRGGPGHVPEHHESKIKSEPPDDLHNLESILGDLRGTGSDFYPDQAGGAGPTDSSKPQGCLDDSLQESPGLGPGPRVPFQRTLSVDGKLSGSLGGGARRPMIVKQENMMGSPDSYPGNMGPINRAMATQRSPMGASGDWSISRSSPSPVGSSVHPSMMRPNMEYNSSKGMMTGPMVSRSTSNPGSRSMLQQQLMDMGGSTDMMMSVGSFNQQGHHNPSWPDTLMGMEGNRRQFANTLDELLAPPTTSEGQSDERALLDQLDSLLNNTDGTALEEIDRALGIPDLVSQTQGAEQSLEPFPGQEPSMVLDQKPLYGQGYPGPPSIAMQTGYGGNPMQGQPQQGAFGPMLSQMGQSNNFPGMGGMGNMGHPRANMMRPRMMSANKPMRLQLQQRLQGQQFMNQTRQAMGMKMENPGGNPGMRPAMQAGMPGQQGFLNAQMMAQRSREMVTMQMRRQRMMMLMQQQQQAAAGGFSPPPNVTAPGGMDSSVGGPNMGQPGPQQFAYGGNYGMSQQGEPSFGPSVASSPPNALMTGRMATQNAMMQQHQQGGPVYQSAEMKGWSQGGMGRNSSYPPQPFGQQVPPGQQQFGQQGNPAQYGGMMMNGGMASGGGAGHMGQMGGQMGMNPMVMGRMMGQDQKYC; this is encoded by the exons ATGATGAGCAGTTTGGGGGAGAACTCCATGGAAACTCTGATCTCAGAAAACCGGAAACGCAAACTCTCCACTTGCGACACACCTGGTCTCGG GAGTGACAGGAAGCGGCGGGAGCAAGAAAGCAAGTACATCGAGGAGCTGGCTGAGCTGATCTCGGCTAACCTCAGCGACATCGACAGTTTCAATGTCAAACCGGACAAATGCGCCATCCTCAAAGAGACGGTGCGGCAGATCCGACAGATCAAAGAGCAGG GAAAGGCTTCCATCAGCGACGATGTTCAGAAATCTGACGTTTCCTCAACAGGTCAGGGTGTCATTGACAAAGACCACCTAGGGCCTCTTCTGCTGCAG GCTTTGGATGGCTTCCTGTTTGTGGTGAACCGAGAGGGCagtattgtgtttgtgtcggACAACGTGACACAGTACCTGCAGTACAAGCAGGACGAGCTCATCAATACCAGCGTCTACAACATTCTACACGAAGAAGACAGGGAGGAGTTCCACAAAAACCTGCCCAAGACCAACA TAAATGGAGTGTCGTGGGGAAACGAGGCAGCCCGACAGAAGAGTCACACCTTCAATTGCCGAATGCTTGTCAAATTTGGCCACCCACATGGCGCTATGGAGGAGGGACCAGGAGGGCCACGCTATGAGACCATGCAATGTTTTGCCCTTACGCAGCCAAAGGCCATGATTGAGGAGGGTGAAG ATCTGCAGTCATGTATGATTTGCGTGGCCCGTCGGGTTACAGCTATGGAGAGAACGGAGAGCTTCAATACAAGGCATGAGCTTTCAG GTAAACTAATCCAGATTGACCAGAATTCTCTGCGAGCATCAGTGCGTCCAGGCTGGGAGGATTTATTGAGGCGTTGCATTCAGATGTTCCTCCAGCATAGTGACGGGCAACCCTGGTCCCACAAACGCCACTATCACGAGG CTTTTCTGCAAGGCCACGCCGAGACACCGCTTTATCGCTTCTCCCTGTCAGACGGTACGCCGGTCACAGCGCAGACAAAGAGCAAATTGTACCGGCATCCAATGAGCAACGAGCCGCAAGGTTTCATCTCGACTCATCTCCTTCAGAG AGAACCCAATGGTTACCGCTCATCTCAGGCCGGCAACATGATGCCCAACAGCATGAGACAGCAGCCCATGGGAGCCCCCAACCCAAATGCCCAAATGAACATGAACCCAAGTGGCGGGATGGTGATGGGAGGCATGGGCGGCATGAACCGGGGCTTCGGAATGAACGAGCATGGCCACATGGGCCACATGGGTCAGATGGGTGGCTGCTCTGCATATGGAGGAAGTAGTGGGGCTGGGGGTGGAGCCATGGGTAACCGCATGATGCAGATGGGTCAGATGGGCCATATGAGTCAGATGAGTCCTATGAATAACCCAAACCAAGGCatgcagcagcaccaccagcaTCAGCCCCCCTTTCAGAGTAGCGGAGGCTTTGGGCTAAGTGGCTTGAACAGCCCTTCAGGAAGCCCTCGGATGGGCGCTCCCCAGTCAGGACTCCTAATGTCACCCCGGAATCGAGGAAGTCCAAAGATGGGCTCCAATCAGTTTTCTCCTGGAG GCATGCACTCTCCCATGGGTGGCATTTGCagcggtggaggaggaggcggtggGAACACCACAACCTACTCCAGCAGCTCCCTTAATGCCTTACAAGCCATCAGTGAAGGAGTAGGGAACTCCATTCCCTCCACGCTGATGTCTCCTTCGCCAGTCCATAAACCAGATAGCTCTCCAAGTGTCcactcctcttcttcctctcagCCAAACCAAATGGCCAAACCAAGTCAGGATGGGCCCAAAAGCCCAGCAGGAGGTTTAGGGCCTGGGACTGCCGAGCATCCCCACCCTTTGCACCATCATCAGCATCCACAGGCTGAAGGTTCTGGAGACAGACCCGACAGCCAGGCAGCTACAACACCTAAAGAGTTAGCAGATGGCGGAGGCGAGACTCCTGCGGTAACGTCGGAGCCAAACCGAAGGGTACCGGAAAGTAAGGGCCATCGGAAATTGCTGCAGCTGCTGACTTCGCCAACTGAGGAGCTCGCAATGGGTGGAAGTGGACCTCCAGTGCCTCCTGCTCCGCAACCGTCAAACAACAGTAGTACTCCAGCAGCCTCCGAAAGTAAAGACCCAACTGGGGGGATGACTAGCCCCTCAGCCACTGGggtgtcctcctcctcctctgttaATGCCAATTCAAACCAAACGAGTGGCTTGGGGGCAGTGTCGGCTTCAGCCAGCTACACAGGATCACTCCAAGAAAAGCACAAGATTCTCCACAAGCTACTCCAGAATGGCAATACACCCGATGAAGTAGCGAAGATCACAGCGGAGGCGACGGGCAAGGTGGTACTAGGCGGCCAAGAGGGCAGTGAAGTAGGTTCTGGAGTTCCGGGGTCTGGGACCGGCTCCGGCTTAATCATTGAACCGAAGCAGGAGCAGCTTAGCCCCAAGAAGGAGAAGACCCATGCCCTTCTCCACTATCTCCTCAACAAGGACGATTCCAAAGAGCCAGTGGACATCAAACCCAAACTGGAGGAGCTAGAAGGCAAGGGACCCTTGGCGACAGCTTGCGGTCCTTCACGTGGTGGCCCGGGCCATGTTCCTGAACATCATGAGAGCAAGATCAAGTCAGAACCACCTGATGAC ttGCACAACCTTGAGTCTATCCTGGGGGATCTTAGAGGGACCGGCTCTGATTTTTACCCGGATCAGGCAGGAGGCGCTGGGCCAACTGACAGCAGCAAACCCCAGGGTTGCCTTGATGACAGTCTTCAGG AGAGTCCAGGTTTGGGACCAGGGCCTCGAGTGCCATTCCAGAGGACCTTGTCCGTAGATGGGAAGCTTTCTGGAAGCCTTGGAGGAGGAGCAAGGCGCCCCATGATTGTCAAGCAGGAGAATATGATGGGAAGCCCAGACAGCTATCCAGGAAATATGG GACCAATCAATAGGGCTATGGCTACCCAGAGGTCTCCCATGGGGGCATCCGGAGACTGGTCTATATCCCGCTCCAGTCCCAGTCCAGTGGGTTCATCGGTTCACCCCTCCATGATGCGTCCCAACATGGAGTACAACAGTAGCAAAGGAATGATGACAGGTCCCATGGTGAGCCGCTCTACCAGTAACCCGGGTTCCAGGTCTATGCTACAGCAGCAGCTCATGGATATGG GAGGCTCCACTGACATGATGATGAGTGTGGGTTCCTTCAACCAGCAAGGCCACCACAATCCTTCGTGGCCTGACACTCTAATGGGGATGGAAGGCAACAG ACGCCAGTTTGCAAACACTTTAGATGAACTTCTGGCACCGCCCACAACCAGCGAGGGTCAGAGTGACGAGCGGGCGCTCCTAGACCAGCTGGATTCGCTTTTGAACAACACAGATGGCACCGCGCTTGAGGAGATAGACAGGGCCCTCGGCATCCCGGACCTTGTCAGTCAG ACGCAGGGAGCAGAACAATCATTGGAGCCTTTTCCGGGACAAGAACCTTCCATGGTTCTGGACCAGAAACCTCTTTATGGACAAGGCTATCCCGGACCCCCTAGCATCGCCATGCAGACCGGCTATGGAGGGAATCCTATGCAGGGGCAACCTCAGCAAGGCGCATTTGGACCCATGCTGTCACAAATGGGCCAAAGTAATAATTTCCCCGGCATGGGTGGAATGGGGAACATGGGGCACCCCCGGGCCAATATGATGAGGCCCAGGATGATGAGTGCTAACAAACCCATGAGGCTCCAGTTGCAACAAAGGCTGCAGGGACAGCAG TTCATGAATCAGACACGGCAGGCCATGGGCATGAAGATGGAGAACCCTGGAGGCAACCCCGGCATGAGGCCTGCTATGCAGGCGGGCATGCCTGGACAG CAGGGCTTCCTGAATGCTCAGATGATGGCTCAGCGCAGCAGGGAGATGGTGACCATGCAGATGAGAAGGCAGCGCATGATGATGctgatgcagcagcagcaacaggcaGCTGCAGGTGGATTCAGCCCCCCGCCTAATGTCACAGCCCCTGGCGGCATGGACAGTAGTGTGGGAGGACCCAACATGGGTCAGCCTGGCCCGCAGCAATTTGCTTATGGAGGGAATTACG GTATGAGTCAGCAGGGAGAGCCCTCGTTTGGCCCATCTGTTGCCAGCAGTCCTCCGAACGCCCTGATGACGGGCCGCATGGCGACTCAAAACGCCATGATGCAACAACACCAACAGGGCGGTCCCGTGTATCAGAGTGCGGAAATGAAGGGCTGGTCACAGGGTGGCATGGGACGCAACAG TTCGTACCCTCCGCAGCCGTTTGGCCAACAAGTGCCTCCGGGACAGCAGCAGTTTGGGCAGCAAGGAAATCCGGCCCAGTACGGGGGCATGATGATGAACGGTGGCATGGCGTCTGGTGGAGGAGCAGGTCACATGGGTCAGATGGGAGGACAGATGGGAATGAATCCAATGGTGATGGGGCGCATGATGGGGCAAGATCAA AAATATTGCTGA